The Paenibacillus sp. FSL H7-0357 nucleotide sequence ATGTCGTCTAACCGGTTCTCTTGCAGGGCGCGCACAGCCAAAGCCGCACCTCCCGCTGCCTTGCCCAGTCCAAGGTCAATCCGTCCGGGATACAGCCCTTCCAGCACGCGGAAATTCTCAGCCACTTTAAAGGTACTGTAATGCGGAAGCAGAACGGCACCGGAGCCAATCCTAATGGAAGAGGTCACAGCAGCCAGGTGGGCCATGAGTACTTCCGGGCTGGATCCGGCCAGTCCGGGAGCCGCATGATGCTCCGATACCCAGAAACGGTGATAACCCAGCCTCTCCGCCTCCCGGGCGAGCATGGACGTTTGGGCCAAGGCCTCGGCGGGGGAGCTGCCCTCGGAGACCGGAGACTGATCCAATATGCTTAATTTCATATTCCAAGCCACTCCAATGATAAGATTTGAGTTATCCAGATACTTCCTCCATTATATCCTGAACGTTCCTTATGTACCTATTCCCCAACAGCAAAAGTCCTTCTCCTGCGAACCGGAGAAGGACTTTACCTCGCTATATACCAGCGCATGCACCGATAGAGCTGCGTACCCGCTTAACCAGCCTGTGGGCAAGCTTTGAATTACTCCTGAACCAGCTTGACCAGCATGTGCGCCAGACGATGCCGCTCTTCCTTGCTGCCAACCTTCCACAGCTCCAGCAGCAGTTTCTCCTCGCTGTTGCGGGGCTCTTCATAAGCCGCCAGATAATCAGCGATTTTCTCGGCTGCTAGGGCCAGCTGCTCATCGCTGAGCCCGATTTTTTGGGCAAGATGAATCCGCTTACTTAAGTAGCTTTTAAACTCCTGAAAATTGTTCAGAATAACCTCTTTCTGCTCAGGTTCAATCCGGTCCAGCGCGTCATTGACACGGTTCATGGTTACACTTCCATCCTTGCTTACCACATGGTTATGTTCGGACACGTGATGCGCCTCCTTATGAAAACTAATTAGTTTCCCACTACTTAACCATCGGCCGCATAGCTGAACCATAGCATTGTAGGAAGCAGACGTTACGCATTGGCCAATCAAAAAAGCGGCCCCGTTATCCCGGGACCGCTGATGGAGCTGTTGCTAAACATATAGTGAGCCTACTTTTTAATAAGATGGCTTGCAGCCGGTTAATTCGATACGGGAACAGCATCAAAGTACTCTTCCAACGTAATACCTTTCTCTGCAATGGAGGCGGCAATCTCCTTGCCTACATAGCGGACATGCCAAGGCTCGTACTTATAACCGGTAATCGACTGCTTACCTTCCGGATAACGGATAATGAATCCGTACTCCGCAGCATGGCTAGCGAGCCAATCAGCTTCAGGCGTACCCGCAAAGCAGCTCTCGGCGGCGCATTTGCCGTCACTGCCGGAAATGTCAATCGCCAGGCCCGTCTGATGCTCACTATGGCCGGGAACTGCGCTGTAGGTGCGGGCTTTCTCTTCCCCGTCTCTGTCTACATAGTTGTTAAATAGCCTGGTCTGGGTTTTCTCGGAACGGTAGGCCGAAACACCGGCCAGCTGTATGCCGTCCTTCTTCGCCCCTGCGAACATTTCCTCAAGCGCACCAGCTGCAGTGCGGCGCATCATCCGCTTCTCAATCTTCTCCGAGAAGAGGAACCGCACATTCGGATATACCAGATCCGAAGGCTTATACTTATCCGGCAGCTTGTACTGCTTGTTGACCATGACTGACATGCTTTCGGGCTCTGCGGCAGTCAGTTCGGCTACATTATTGCCTGAGTCCGGCGTGCCCGGCTTATTTGTAACAACAGAAGTTGGATTGGTAGCCGTATCCCCGCTATCGTTCTCTTCCGGATCAGCCGTAGCAGCCGGAGACCCTTCGGCTCCCGTGTTGTTTCCAGAAGTCTCCTGGTCCTGCTCGTCCGGGTTTACACTGGCAACTGGCGAAGGTTCTGCACTTGCATCCGGCTGACCCTGAAGGGCACTGCCGTCGCTTACTACTGTTCCTTCTTCCTCTGAAGCGGATGGAGCCGACGTATATTTCCCGATTCCCCAACCGATCGCAATCACGACAACGAACAAAATAACTATTTTGGCGGTCTTGGACATATGATGTATGTTTCCTCCTATACTTGTTGGCATCCTGCTTCCGATCCGTCTGTACGAAACCAACAGTTGCCTCATTCTCTGCACTCCTGCAGCTGGCACTCTATTTATCTATTAGACAGGCTAAAGGGCAAAAAAGTTTCAGTCGTATAAAACAAATGTTACCACAGGTCGTTAGCGGATACGCCAACTGCCCTATGGTAACAAGTTTCATCTATAGCTGTCGAGCGCCTTTATCTGGATGAGCCGCGTCCGCCGCGGGAACCGCCGCCGGAGCTCTTGCCACGCCCGCCGCGCGTTGCACCGCCACCGCCGCCGCTGTTCCGTCCGCCGGAGCTGTACCCGCCTTTGCCGCCCTTGGAGCCACCGCGCGCACCTTTGGGAGCTGCCGCATTGTAGCCGCCTGCTTCACTGCTGCGGGCTACATTGGCTCTGTGTTTAGGGCTGGCTTGCGCACCGCCCGGATTATAGCCGCTTCCGGAGCCTGCGCCTTTGGAAGCGCCATAGCTGAAGCCGCCAGCTTCCATTCCTCTGGTGACGTTGGAGCTGTAGCCGCTGCTCGGGCCGCCTTTGGATGGGGCGGCCGTTCTGCTGCCGCCACGCCCGCCGGCGGCATTGCCGCCTGCCCCGTAAGCTGCAGCCGGGCTGGCGCTTCTAGGGTCAAAGGCACCGTAGCCGCCGCCCGGTCTTGGCTTCGCCGCGCTCTTGCCGGCGGAATCGCCGCCTCTGGGCGCTGCCGCCTCATAGGCGCTGCGCTTGCCTCCAGCCGCTGCACTGCGGCTGGTCTTCTCGGCAGGCGCGCCCCAGCTGCCTGCTTCCTTGTTGCCGCCGCGGCCGCGGCCGCCCGGCCGTGCTCCGGCTTCGGCGCGCGGTGCTCCGCCGCTGCGCCCTTGCCCGCGCCCGCCGCGGCCGGCACGCGCCGCTTCAGGCGCTGCGTTCTGGCGTCCGCCGCGCGGGGAGCCGCCGCCTTGCACGGAGGTGAATTCGCCTACGCCGAATTCATCCTTCTCGTAGCGGCGACGGTCCAGCCGCTGGGAAATGCCGTGCTCGATCAGCTCGAGCCCGGCGCGTTCGCGCGGCGAGGAGAAAGTGATCGCGAGGCCTTTGCCTCCGGCGCGTCCGGTCCGGCCGATCCGGTGAATGTAGCTGTCCGCATCCAGCGGCAGATCGTAGTTGAAGACATGGGTAATCCCTTCAACGTCCAGACCTCGCGCGGCAACATCCGTAGCTACCAGCAGCTGCAGCTTTGCATCGCGGAACCGCTTCATCACCGCTTCGCGTTTGCCCTGGGACAAATCGCCGTGCAGCTCGTCGCAGTCATAACCTGCTGCCTGCAGCGCTTCGTTCAGCTTCGATACCCGCCGTTTGGTCCGGCAGAAGATAATCGCCAAATACGGACGGTCGCGTTCGATCAGCGCCTGCAGCGCTTCTTCTTTGTTGCGGTCGGAGCACTCTACGACCTGCTGGCGGATATTGTCCAGCGGAATCGGCGAGCCGCTCTTGATCACGATGTCCAGCGGTTCCTTCATGTAGTTGGCGGCAAGACGTTTAATCGGATCCGGCATTGTGGCGGAGAAGAGCATCGTCTGACGGCGGTAAGGAACAGCCGTAATAATCGTCTCCACATCCTCCAGGAAGCCCATATGCAGCATCTGGTCCGCTTCATCCAGGACGAGCATCTTCACGCCCCCAAGATCCAGCGTTTCCCGCCGCAGGTGGTCAAGCAGTCTGCCCGGGGTTCCGATAATGAGATGTCTTCCGCCCTCCAGCTTGCGAAGCTGCTTCTCTACATCCTGGCCTCCGTAGACAGCCAGAATCTTCACACCCGTATGCCGTGCCAGCTTGCGTGCCTCTTCCGTAATTTGCAGGGCCAGCTCACGCGTCGGCGCGAGGACCAGCGCCTGCGGATAAGCCGCCTCCACCCGGATTTTGTCCATAATCGGCAGCAGGAAAGCGAGCGTCTTTCCCGTTCCCGTCTTCGCTCTGGCGATAACATCCAGACCCTGCACCACCGGCGGAATGGCTTCCTCCTGCACCGGCGTTGGTTTTACAATGCCTTGTCCTTTGAGCAAATCATTCAATAATTCAGAAACTCCTAATTCCTTAAAACCCGGCAATTTCTCCACCTCACTAATTCTCTAATTTGCTTTACTGTGCAGCATAACTTATAGTCATCCATTTTCGGGAGTAATGTACGCATCCATACGGCCTCCGCCGGAGTGGCGGCACAAGCTTATTTCAGGCGAAAACGGCATATTTTCAAACAAAAGCGGAAGAACCCCGTCACCGGAGTCCTTCCGTCCCACTTGCCGATTCTGGCCCTGCAGACGTGCGGTCCAAGTCGGTTTCAGGGGCAGCAGCGATCCACCGGACATTCAGACGGCACTCCATTTGCGTTCCATTACATACTATACGATAGCCTGTCCTGCCTTAAGGGGCAGAACAGTGACCTTAGAAAGTTATCTTTATATTGTACTTGATCCTGGGGCGTTTGTGTGCAACTGGCGAAGAATAATTATTCTTCCCTGCAGGGCTAGAAGCGGCCCGATTTAAAAATCGAGAAGAGCAGCCACAGAATCATCAGCAGCGCAATCACTGAGCCAATCTCCACCGTTGGAAAATCCCACAGCAGCGAAGGCTCGCCACGCAGCGATGAGCCGATAATCAGTCCGGCCATAATAATGCTGAAGGCCAGCAGTACAATGCTGAAGGAGAGGCGATTGCCGACACGGCTGAACTTATGCTCTAAATTTTTCAGTTCGGGCAGCCCGACCTCTACCTTAAGCTTGCCTCTGCTGATTAGCGCCGACAGCTGCCGGGCCTGAGAGGGAAGCTCGACCAGACTTTCCGCCAGATCGGCGACGCCTCCGATAAGCTTACGCCGCATACGGCTGCCGCTGAAACGCTGCTTCACCAGCTGCCTGCCGAAGGGCTCGGCCATCTGCACGATGCTAAAGGAAGGGTCAAGGTTGGCAACAACCCCCTCCAGCGTCAGCATCGTTTTGCCCAGCATCGCCAGATCCGGCGGAATGACCAGCCGGTGCTTGCGGGCGATGCCGAACAGATCGTTCAGCGCCTTGCCGATGCTGATCTGATGGAACGGGATATCATAATAGGATTCCCGGAGCCGGTCCATATCATCATGAAGTGCAGCACGGTCAGCTTCTTCGGGAATTACTCCCAACCGCAGAATTGCCCGCACCATAGAATCGGTATTTCTGCGCATCAGCGCGATGACAAGCGCGGACAGACTGTCCTTCATCTCCTCACTGAGCCGCCCGACCATGCCAAAATCAATCAGCGCCAGCTTGTTGTTGTCCAGCAGCATCACATTGCCCGGATGGGGATCGGCATGAAAGAAGCCGTGGATAAAGATTTGATCCAGCATCATCTCCACAAGCTGCTGGGCTACAGTTTTTAGCTTGACGCCCCGCTCCAGAAGCTCATCCCGGTGGTTGAGTGTAATGCCCTCCACATATTCCATCGTTAGCACACGTGCCGAGCTATAGTCCCAATAGATTGCCGGAACATATACTTTATCATGTGCCGTCTGCTGGCTGGCAATACGCTCGGCGTTGCGGCCTTCCTGGCCGTAGTCCAGTTCAGCCAGCAGCGCCCGGGAGAACTCCTCCACCATCCGGATCAGCCCGTATTGCTTCGCCCAGTCCAATCTTCTTTCGGCAAGCGCGCTTAGGTCCTGAAGAATTTCCAAATCACGGGTCATGGTCCGCATGACACCGGGACGCTGTATCTTAACCGCAACCTGCTTGCCTCCATGCAGTACAGCACGGTGCACTTGGCCAATCGAAGCCGCAGCAAGCGGTGTATTCTCGAAATATTCGAAGGTTTCATCCAGATGCTGGTCAAGCTCCTGCTCGACAATATTGCGTGCAGTTTCCGCTGAGAATGGCGGCACACTGTCCTGCAGCTTCACCAGTTCCTGAATGATTGAATCAGGCAGCAAATCGGAACGGGTACTGGCCAGCTGGCCCAATTTGACAAAGGTTGGCCCCAAATCCTCCAGTACCTGGCGAATCCGTTCCCCGAGTGTAAGGCTTGCGTGAGTCTCCTGTGTTAACATCCGGCGCGGAAGGGAAAGAATATGGTAGAGACCCAGTTCCTCCACCATATAACCGAAGCCATGGCGCATAAGCGCCATGGCAATGGTCCGGTACCGTCCGGCATGTCTGATGCGTACAGCCATTTATTCCGTACGCGTTTCCGGCAGAGCTTCCTTCTGGGCAGAGGCACCCTCCAGCTCAGCCACACGGCTCTCCAAAACGGCAATTCGAGTTTCCAGTGCGGCGATATCGCTTTGCACGGGCACTTTAAGATCCTTCAGCACACGCTGAACCTGCTCCTGTACGGCATTCTTGAAGACTCCGCGTTCCTCGTCGCCCCGCTCCACGAGCCGGTCGAC carries:
- a CDS encoding DUF3243 domain-containing protein — its product is MSEHNHVVSKDGSVTMNRVNDALDRIEPEQKEVILNNFQEFKSYLSKRIHLAQKIGLSDEQLALAAEKIADYLAAYEEPRNSEEKLLLELWKVGSKEERHRLAHMLVKLVQE
- a CDS encoding phasin family protein, with the protein product MSDLFKKAISLGVGLTIVSKEKVEKVVEELVKRGELAPSESKALVDRLVERGDEERGVFKNAVQEQVQRVLKDLKVPVQSDIAALETRIAVLESRVAELEGASAQKEALPETRTE
- a CDS encoding M15 family metallopeptidase yields the protein MSKTAKIVILFVVVIAIGWGIGKYTSAPSASEEEGTVVSDGSALQGQPDASAEPSPVASVNPDEQDQETSGNNTGAEGSPAATADPEENDSGDTATNPTSVVTNKPGTPDSGNNVAELTAAEPESMSVMVNKQYKLPDKYKPSDLVYPNVRFLFSEKIEKRMMRRTAAGALEEMFAGAKKDGIQLAGVSAYRSEKTQTRLFNNYVDRDGEEKARTYSAVPGHSEHQTGLAIDISGSDGKCAAESCFAGTPEADWLASHAAEYGFIIRYPEGKQSITGYKYEPWHVRYVGKEIAASIAEKGITLEEYFDAVPVSN
- a CDS encoding ABC1 kinase family protein — its product is MAVRIRHAGRYRTIAMALMRHGFGYMVEELGLYHILSLPRRMLTQETHASLTLGERIRQVLEDLGPTFVKLGQLASTRSDLLPDSIIQELVKLQDSVPPFSAETARNIVEQELDQHLDETFEYFENTPLAAASIGQVHRAVLHGGKQVAVKIQRPGVMRTMTRDLEILQDLSALAERRLDWAKQYGLIRMVEEFSRALLAELDYGQEGRNAERIASQQTAHDKVYVPAIYWDYSSARVLTMEYVEGITLNHRDELLERGVKLKTVAQQLVEMMLDQIFIHGFFHADPHPGNVMLLDNNKLALIDFGMVGRLSEEMKDSLSALVIALMRRNTDSMVRAILRLGVIPEEADRAALHDDMDRLRESYYDIPFHQISIGKALNDLFGIARKHRLVIPPDLAMLGKTMLTLEGVVANLDPSFSIVQMAEPFGRQLVKQRFSGSRMRRKLIGGVADLAESLVELPSQARQLSALISRGKLKVEVGLPELKNLEHKFSRVGNRLSFSIVLLAFSIIMAGLIIGSSLRGEPSLLWDFPTVEIGSVIALLMILWLLFSIFKSGRF
- a CDS encoding DEAD/DEAH box helicase, encoding MPGFKELGVSELLNDLLKGQGIVKPTPVQEEAIPPVVQGLDVIARAKTGTGKTLAFLLPIMDKIRVEAAYPQALVLAPTRELALQITEEARKLARHTGVKILAVYGGQDVEKQLRKLEGGRHLIIGTPGRLLDHLRRETLDLGGVKMLVLDEADQMLHMGFLEDVETIITAVPYRRQTMLFSATMPDPIKRLAANYMKEPLDIVIKSGSPIPLDNIRQQVVECSDRNKEEALQALIERDRPYLAIIFCRTKRRVSKLNEALQAAGYDCDELHGDLSQGKREAVMKRFRDAKLQLLVATDVAARGLDVEGITHVFNYDLPLDADSYIHRIGRTGRAGGKGLAITFSSPRERAGLELIEHGISQRLDRRRYEKDEFGVGEFTSVQGGGSPRGGRQNAAPEAARAGRGGRGQGRSGGAPRAEAGARPGGRGRGGNKEAGSWGAPAEKTSRSAAAGGKRSAYEAAAPRGGDSAGKSAAKPRPGGGYGAFDPRSASPAAAYGAGGNAAGGRGGSRTAAPSKGGPSSGYSSNVTRGMEAGGFSYGASKGAGSGSGYNPGGAQASPKHRANVARSSEAGGYNAAAPKGARGGSKGGKGGYSSGGRNSGGGGGATRGGRGKSSGGGSRGGRGSSR